A genomic region of Pseudomonas migulae contains the following coding sequences:
- a CDS encoding DmpA family aminopeptidase produces MKPRARDLNLQFGQLQPGPLNAITDVPGVRVGHSNVRGRSAKGRDILTGITVIEPRAGSTSQHPCFAGVHVLNGNGDATGLEWIREAGLLTSPIAFTNTHSLGVVRDALIVLDREQQPDDGRLYWNMPVVLETFDGLLNDINGFHVKPDHVAEALRTATDGPVTEGSVGGGSGMICHEFKGGIGTASRRLSAVQGGWTVGAIVQANHGIRNELRVDGYPVGRYMEQADSPFLKASLPHPGMGSIVVCLATDAPLLPHQCTRLAQRASLGLARTGGGNEDHSGDIFIAFATGNDVPPAAYETKKAPTTDNLSMVNNDHISELFLAATEAVEEAIINALLASDTAESNGHAVPGLDAETLLKALRRAGWPGEQA; encoded by the coding sequence ATGAAACCACGTGCCCGTGACCTGAACCTCCAGTTCGGCCAACTGCAACCTGGCCCGCTCAATGCCATCACCGATGTACCCGGCGTCCGGGTCGGCCACAGCAATGTGCGCGGCCGCAGCGCGAAGGGTCGCGACATCCTGACCGGCATCACCGTGATCGAGCCGCGCGCCGGTTCCACCAGTCAGCACCCGTGCTTCGCCGGCGTGCATGTCCTCAACGGCAACGGTGATGCGACCGGCCTTGAGTGGATTCGCGAAGCCGGCCTGTTGACCAGCCCGATCGCCTTCACCAACACCCACAGCCTGGGCGTAGTGCGCGATGCGTTGATTGTCCTGGACCGTGAACAGCAACCCGACGACGGACGCCTTTACTGGAACATGCCGGTGGTGCTGGAAACCTTCGACGGTTTGCTCAACGACATCAACGGCTTTCACGTGAAGCCCGACCATGTGGCCGAAGCGCTGCGTACGGCAACGGACGGACCGGTGACCGAAGGATCGGTCGGTGGCGGCAGCGGCATGATCTGTCACGAATTCAAGGGCGGCATCGGCACCGCGTCACGCCGTCTGAGCGCTGTTCAGGGCGGCTGGACCGTTGGCGCCATCGTCCAGGCCAACCACGGTATCCGCAACGAATTGCGCGTCGACGGTTATCCGGTCGGGCGCTACATGGAACAGGCTGACTCGCCGTTTCTCAAGGCCTCGTTGCCGCATCCCGGCATGGGTTCGATTGTCGTGTGCCTGGCCACCGATGCGCCGCTGTTGCCGCATCAATGCACCCGCCTCGCCCAGCGCGCCAGCCTCGGCCTCGCGCGCACCGGCGGCGGTAACGAAGACCACAGCGGCGACATCTTCATCGCGTTCGCCACCGGCAACGACGTTCCGCCCGCAGCTTATGAAACCAAGAAAGCGCCGACAACAGACAACCTGAGCATGGTCAACAACGACCACATCAGCGAGTTGTTCCTGGCCGCCACCGAAGCGGTGGAAGAAGCCATCATCAACGCCCTGCTGGCCTCCGACACCGCCGAAAGCAATGGTCATGCGGTGCCGGGACTGGACGCCGAAACGCTGCTCAAAGCCTTGCGTCGGGCCGGTTGGCCGGGCGAACAGGCGTAA
- the paoA gene encoding aldehyde dehydrogenase iron-sulfur subunit PaoA, translating into MDDRDPTAISRRHFLIVGAVTATALALPPFICAQASAANAARPITSTLSITVNGEPRDLDVDTRTTLLDALRENLQLTGTKKGCDHGQCGACTVIVDGRRLNSCLTLAVMHEGSKVTTIEGLGTPDKLHPMQAAFIKHDGYQCGYCTPGQICSAVAVLGEIRDGIPSHASASLTDQPQLIASEFQERMSGNICRCGAYSNIIEAITEVAEASA; encoded by the coding sequence ATGGATGACCGTGACCCGACAGCCATATCCCGACGCCACTTCCTGATTGTCGGCGCCGTCACCGCGACGGCGCTGGCGCTTCCGCCGTTCATCTGCGCGCAGGCGTCTGCCGCCAATGCCGCCCGGCCGATCACTTCAACACTCTCGATCACGGTCAACGGTGAACCCCGTGACCTCGACGTCGATACTCGCACCACGCTGCTCGACGCGCTGCGCGAAAACCTGCAACTGACCGGCACCAAAAAAGGCTGCGACCACGGTCAGTGCGGCGCGTGCACAGTGATTGTCGATGGCCGGCGCCTCAATTCCTGCCTGACCCTGGCGGTGATGCACGAAGGCTCGAAGGTCACCACCATCGAAGGGCTCGGCACACCGGACAAACTGCACCCGATGCAGGCGGCGTTCATCAAGCACGACGGTTATCAATGCGGGTATTGCACGCCGGGGCAGATCTGTTCGGCAGTGGCGGTGCTGGGCGAGATTCGTGATGGCATTCCCAGCCATGCCAGCGCCAGCCTCACCGATCAGCCGCAACTGATCGCCAGCGAATTCCAGGAGCGCATGAGCGGCAACATCTGCCGCTGCGGCGCGTACTCCAACATCATCGAGGCGATCACCGAAGTCGCGGAGGCCAGCGCATGA
- a CDS encoding response regulator, with protein MCPESMAGEHLPGGLILVVEDDPLILEFLCEILQEEGFVVEPQVSADAAADYLEQHANEVRLLLTDITMPGKLNGADLANLFGDRWPDKPIMIMSGFETPESSGVRHEVSFIKKPWALGQLLDCVEGALKSRRTL; from the coding sequence ATGTGTCCAGAATCGATGGCGGGCGAGCACCTTCCTGGCGGGTTGATTCTTGTGGTTGAGGATGACCCGCTGATCCTGGAGTTTCTCTGCGAAATTCTTCAGGAGGAGGGTTTTGTCGTTGAACCGCAGGTCAGCGCGGATGCGGCGGCAGATTACCTGGAGCAGCACGCCAATGAGGTACGGCTACTGCTCACGGACATCACCATGCCCGGCAAACTCAATGGCGCAGACCTGGCCAATCTGTTCGGCGACCGCTGGCCGGACAAGCCGATCATGATCATGTCCGGCTTCGAAACGCCGGAGAGTTCCGGGGTGAGGCATGAAGTGTCCTTCATCAAGAAACCCTGGGCGCTGGGGCAATTGCTCGATTGCGTGGAAGGTGCACTGAAGTCGCGCCGCACCTTGTAG
- a CDS encoding molybdopterin-dependent oxidoreductase has translation MKKRTEGLDESSILKDARKIIAPQIEDRSRRSFLMRGLTLGGVAMLSGCNITDNDSVETALSSMSRFNDRVQGWLFNPNALAPTYPASMITRPFPFNAFYGIDEAPTVEEESYRLEVTGLVADKRSWRLEELRAMAQKEQITRHICVEGWSAIGRWGGVRFSDFLKRVGADTDAKYVGFKCADDYYTSIDMATALHSQTLLALTYDGAVLPREYGFPMKLRMPTKLGYKNPKHIQAIFVSNTYSGGYWEDQGYNWFGGS, from the coding sequence ATGAAAAAGCGCACCGAGGGACTGGACGAGTCGTCCATCCTGAAAGACGCCCGGAAAATCATTGCGCCACAGATCGAGGACCGTTCACGCCGCTCATTCCTGATGCGTGGGTTGACCCTCGGCGGCGTGGCCATGTTGTCCGGTTGCAACATCACCGACAACGACAGCGTCGAGACTGCGTTGTCGTCGATGTCGCGGTTCAACGATCGGGTGCAGGGCTGGCTGTTTAACCCCAATGCACTGGCGCCGACCTATCCGGCGTCGATGATCACCCGGCCGTTTCCGTTCAATGCCTTTTACGGCATCGACGAGGCACCTACCGTAGAGGAAGAAAGCTATCGACTGGAAGTCACCGGACTGGTCGCCGACAAGCGCAGCTGGCGTCTCGAAGAGTTGCGCGCGATGGCACAGAAAGAGCAGATCACCCGGCATATCTGCGTCGAAGGCTGGAGCGCGATCGGCCGTTGGGGCGGTGTGCGGTTCAGCGATTTCCTGAAACGGGTCGGTGCTGATACCGACGCGAAGTATGTTGGCTTCAAATGCGCCGACGACTACTACACCAGCATCGACATGGCCACTGCGCTGCACTCACAAACCCTGCTGGCGCTGACTTATGACGGCGCGGTGCTGCCGCGTGAATACGGCTTCCCGATGAAGCTGCGCATGCCTACCAAGCTCGGCTACAAAAATCCCAAACATATCCAGGCGATTTTCGTCAGCAACACCTACAGCGGCGGCTACTGGGAAGACCAGGGCTACAACTGGTTCGGTGGCAGCTGA
- a CDS encoding GNAT family N-acetyltransferase yields the protein MPQITHFKTPCPEHLSSQILQMVVDNLTDISMVAIPPSNLLYNVYQYAIGYEVHLYLEALNGAKGIAVELIVATDVDDPETVIGFLLYLPVQDDPEACGVAYMAVQAGHRRQGVARKMLREMVGRYPHAELTCAVAKVPWFESMGFQVVGARGTQVLMNTRDHRSDGLMGLLDVASIYSSLEVRQIHTYLLQKHGKRAMLDAEKQRDRHLDQLTYKAGEFVRERLGE from the coding sequence ATGCCCCAGATCACCCACTTCAAAACCCCGTGCCCCGAGCACCTCTCCAGCCAGATCCTGCAGATGGTCGTCGACAACCTGACCGACATCAGCATGGTCGCCATCCCGCCGAGCAACCTGTTGTACAACGTGTACCAGTACGCGATCGGCTATGAGGTTCACCTTTATCTGGAGGCGTTGAACGGGGCGAAAGGGATTGCGGTGGAGTTGATCGTCGCCACGGACGTGGACGATCCGGAAACGGTGATCGGTTTCTTGCTGTACCTGCCGGTCCAGGACGATCCCGAGGCGTGCGGCGTGGCGTACATGGCGGTGCAGGCCGGTCATCGGCGTCAGGGCGTGGCGCGCAAGATGCTGCGGGAAATGGTCGGTCGCTACCCGCATGCCGAGCTGACCTGCGCGGTGGCCAAGGTGCCGTGGTTTGAGTCGATGGGCTTTCAGGTGGTGGGTGCGCGCGGTACTCAGGTGCTGATGAACACCCGCGATCATCGCTCTGACGGCTTGATGGGATTGCTGGATGTGGCGTCGATCTACAGCTCGCTGGAGGTGCGGCAGATTCATACTTACCTGCTGCAAAAACACGGCAAGCGGGCGATGCTCGATGCGGAAAAACAGCGTGACCGACATCTGGATCAGCTGACGTACAAGGCCGGTGAGTTTGTGCGCGAGCGGTTGGGCGAGTAA
- a CDS encoding polyamine ABC transporter substrate-binding protein has product MSRPRQQINLGLSACLCVSLSAVAAEGPTVHVYNWYDYIGPTTLHDFKRDTGIEPVYDTFDSAEVLEGKLLTSRSGYDVVVASNFSLPTLIKAGALAPLPHAQMPDFKNMDADLLAKLAHNDPGNQYAVPYLWGTNGIGYNIDKVRAALGDKAPVDSWELVFDEANLAKLGQCGVAMLDSPSEMLPVALHYLGLPPNSTNPEDYKKAEALLLKLRPHIAYFNSSKFISDLANGNICVAVGWSGAMLEAKTNAEQANNGVKIAYSLPKEGAPVWFDTLVLLKDAPHPQQGLAFIDYLMRADVIAPVSDHLNYPNGNRSATPLVAEATRNNPAVYPSAQALATLFTLQPLPPATERVRTRIWSKVKNGQ; this is encoded by the coding sequence ATGAGTCGTCCCCGTCAACAGATCAATCTTGGGCTGAGCGCCTGCCTGTGCGTTTCGCTGTCGGCGGTGGCTGCCGAGGGCCCGACGGTTCACGTCTACAACTGGTATGACTACATCGGCCCCACCACCCTGCACGACTTCAAGCGCGACACCGGAATCGAGCCGGTCTACGACACGTTCGACAGCGCCGAAGTGCTGGAAGGAAAACTGCTCACCAGCCGCAGCGGCTATGACGTGGTGGTGGCCAGCAACTTCAGCCTGCCGACCCTGATCAAGGCGGGCGCCCTCGCGCCCCTGCCCCACGCGCAGATGCCGGATTTCAAAAACATGGACGCTGATCTGTTGGCGAAACTGGCCCACAACGATCCGGGTAATCAGTACGCCGTGCCGTACCTGTGGGGCACCAACGGCATCGGCTACAACATCGACAAAGTTCGCGCCGCGCTGGGCGACAAGGCGCCGGTGGATTCCTGGGAGCTGGTGTTCGACGAAGCCAACCTGGCCAAGCTCGGCCAGTGCGGCGTGGCCATGCTCGACTCGCCGTCCGAGATGCTGCCGGTCGCCCTGCACTACCTTGGCCTGCCACCCAACAGCACCAACCCCGAGGACTACAAGAAGGCTGAAGCGCTGCTGCTGAAACTGCGTCCGCACATCGCCTACTTCAACTCGTCGAAGTTCATCAGCGACCTGGCCAACGGCAACATTTGCGTCGCGGTGGGCTGGTCGGGCGCGATGCTCGAAGCCAAGACCAACGCCGAGCAAGCCAACAACGGCGTGAAGATCGCCTACAGCTTGCCGAAGGAAGGCGCGCCGGTGTGGTTCGACACGCTCGTGTTGCTCAAGGATGCACCGCACCCGCAGCAGGGGCTGGCGTTCATCGATTACTTGATGCGCGCTGATGTGATTGCCCCGGTCAGCGATCACCTCAACTACCCCAACGGCAACCGCAGTGCGACGCCGCTGGTGGCCGAAGCGACCCGCAACAATCCGGCGGTGTACCCGTCCGCGCAAGCCTTGGCCACGTTGTTCACCCTTCAGCCGCTACCGCCGGCCACCGAGCGGGTGCGGACGCGGATCTGGAGCAAAGTCAAAAACGGTCAGTGA
- a CDS encoding NAD(P)H-dependent oxidoreductase, whose translation MHTLIVVAHHSPDSLTHSLAGRITEGLTASDPANTVEFADLFAEGFEPRFGAADFAVHHREASPPADVIAEQARIDRADHLVLVYPVYWWSMPAILKGWIDRVFTNGWAFDFTADSLEKKLGHMRVHLIGVGGADAGTFDRHGFTEAMRTQIDHGIFDYCGAQVLTSELFLESESQDPAVHLDAARALGLKLLTASGHPDPVTPVRPANRPDARL comes from the coding sequence ATGCATACCCTCATCGTTGTTGCTCATCACAGTCCCGATTCGCTGACCCACAGCCTCGCGGGCCGGATCACTGAAGGCCTGACCGCCAGCGATCCCGCCAACACCGTGGAATTTGCCGATCTGTTCGCGGAAGGATTCGAACCGAGGTTCGGCGCTGCGGATTTTGCGGTGCATCACCGGGAAGCGTCACCGCCCGCCGATGTGATCGCCGAACAGGCACGAATCGACCGCGCCGACCATTTGGTGCTGGTCTATCCGGTCTACTGGTGGTCGATGCCGGCGATTCTCAAAGGCTGGATCGATCGGGTGTTCACCAACGGCTGGGCGTTCGATTTCACGGCGGACAGCCTGGAGAAAAAACTCGGGCATATGCGGGTGCATCTGATCGGTGTCGGTGGTGCCGATGCGGGCACGTTTGATCGACACGGTTTTACTGAGGCGATGAGAACGCAGATCGACCACGGCATTTTCGATTACTGCGGTGCTCAGGTGCTGACGTCCGAGCTGTTCCTCGAGTCGGAAAGCCAGGACCCGGCGGTGCATCTGGACGCCGCACGAGCCTTGGGTCTCAAGCTCCTGACGGCGTCCGGACACCCCGATCCCGTTACGCCTGTTCGCCCGGCCAACCGGCCCGACGCAAGGCTTTGA
- a CDS encoding TetR/AcrR family transcriptional regulator, producing METSDLLERCYPGRRAELKRDIFRKALALFNEQGIEATTIEMIRAECDTSVGAIYHHFGNKEGLVAALFFTALDDQARLRDRYLSDATTTQEGVYALVHSYVDWVDSQPEWARFQYHARFAVTKGPFKDELATRNKVRNKQLLEWLSASARGDELKGAPAELMLSLIIGQADNYCRTWLSGRVKASPKVYRDKLAQAAWRSISDD from the coding sequence ATGGAAACGTCAGATTTACTCGAGCGCTGCTACCCGGGAAGACGCGCCGAACTCAAGCGCGATATTTTTCGAAAGGCCCTCGCACTGTTCAACGAGCAGGGGATCGAGGCCACGACCATTGAAATGATTCGCGCCGAATGCGACACCAGCGTGGGCGCGATTTATCACCACTTCGGGAACAAGGAAGGTTTGGTGGCCGCGCTGTTTTTCACCGCCCTGGACGATCAGGCCAGGTTGCGCGACCGCTATTTGAGCGACGCGACAACCACGCAAGAAGGGGTGTATGCGCTGGTGCACAGTTATGTGGATTGGGTCGACAGCCAACCCGAATGGGCGCGCTTCCAGTACCACGCGCGATTTGCCGTCACCAAAGGGCCTTTCAAGGACGAACTGGCGACCCGCAACAAGGTGCGCAACAAGCAACTGCTGGAATGGCTGTCGGCGTCGGCCAGAGGCGATGAATTGAAAGGTGCTCCCGCGGAATTGATGCTGTCGCTGATCATTGGCCAGGCAGACAACTATTGCAGGACCTGGTTATCGGGCCGGGTAAAAGCCAGTCCGAAGGTGTACAGGGACAAGCTTGCACAAGCGGCGTGGCGATCGATTTCCGACGACTGA
- a CDS encoding pentapeptide MXKDX repeat protein: protein MKKLTTVVLSMCLAMGAASVFAAEATNGMSNDSMSKDSMSKDAMKKDTMKKDTMSKDTMKKDAMSKDSMKKDEMKKDAMKKDNMSQ, encoded by the coding sequence ATGAAAAAGTTGACCACCGTCGTTCTGTCCATGTGCCTCGCCATGGGCGCTGCCAGTGTGTTCGCCGCCGAAGCAACCAACGGCATGAGCAATGACAGCATGAGCAAAGACTCAATGTCCAAGGACGCCATGAAAAAAGACACGATGAAAAAGGACACCATGAGCAAGGACACGATGAAGAAAGATGCCATGTCCAAGGATTCGATGAAGAAGGACGAGATGAAGAAGGACGCCATGAAAAAGGACAACATGTCGCAGTAA
- a CDS encoding class I SAM-dependent methyltransferase has product MNSEALTTLHDHLLTALATAPAETRRLFHGRGRCWPGLEQLTVDWLQGVVLVSLFKEPEAAQLDELKQRLMEITRSPEWTQSGAHTLALQHRYLLQSTTEWLVGEVIEDMTITEGGLRYRVDLGRKQNTGLFLDMRYGRDWVRANAQGKRVLNLFAYTCGFSVAAIEGGAEHVVNLDMSSPALSRGRDNHRLNGHDLGKVTFLGHDLFKSWGKVIGKGPYDLVIIDPPSFQKGSFLLTKDYQRVLRRLPELLTAQGTVLACMNDPAFGADFLIEGVMREAPSLRFEQRLENPPEFPDADVECGLKALVFQLGD; this is encoded by the coding sequence ATGAATTCAGAAGCGCTGACCACCCTCCACGACCATCTGCTGACCGCCCTGGCAACGGCCCCCGCAGAAACCCGTCGACTGTTCCACGGTCGCGGTCGCTGCTGGCCGGGGCTGGAGCAACTGACCGTCGACTGGCTGCAGGGCGTGGTGCTGGTGTCGCTGTTCAAGGAGCCTGAAGCGGCGCAACTCGATGAGTTGAAACAGCGGCTGATGGAGATCACCCGTTCACCCGAGTGGACGCAATCCGGCGCGCATACCCTGGCGCTGCAGCATCGTTATCTGCTGCAAAGCACCACCGAATGGCTGGTCGGGGAAGTGATCGAGGACATGACCATCACCGAGGGCGGCCTGCGCTATCGTGTGGACCTGGGTCGCAAGCAGAACACCGGGCTGTTCCTCGACATGCGCTACGGCCGCGATTGGGTGCGCGCCAATGCCCAGGGCAAGCGCGTGTTGAACCTGTTCGCCTACACCTGCGGTTTTTCGGTAGCGGCCATCGAGGGTGGCGCCGAACACGTGGTCAACCTGGACATGTCGAGCCCGGCCCTGAGCCGTGGCCGCGACAATCACCGGCTCAACGGGCATGACCTCGGCAAGGTGACTTTTCTCGGCCACGACCTGTTCAAGTCCTGGGGCAAGGTGATCGGCAAAGGCCCGTATGACTTGGTGATCATCGACCCGCCGTCCTTTCAGAAAGGCAGCTTTTTGCTGACCAAGGATTACCAGCGCGTGCTGCGGCGGTTGCCGGAATTGCTCACGGCGCAGGGCACGGTATTGGCATGCATGAATGACCCGGCGTTCGGTGCGGATTTCCTTATCGAGGGCGTCATGCGTGAAGCGCCGAGCCTGCGGTTTGAGCAGCGGCTGGAGAATCCGCCGGAGTTTCCGGATGCGGATGTCGAGTGCGGGTTGAAGGCGTTGGTGTTCCAGCTCGGGGATTGA
- a CDS encoding HAD-IA family hydrolase — protein sequence MSAQHSVFNKPYRAFLFDMDGTVLNSIAAAERIWTTWALRHGVDVESFLPTIHGARAIDTVNRQGLPGVDAEAEAAWITQAEIEDVEGIVEVGRAADFLASLPASQWAIVTSAPRALALRRMVAAGIPEPAVMVTAEDVSAGKPDPAGYRLAARRLGVEVTDCLIFEDATVGILAAEAAGADLVIITSTHEHPIETPHATMVSYDSVAVQVDSTGQIRLVTI from the coding sequence TTGTCAGCTCAACATTCGGTTTTCAACAAACCTTATCGCGCCTTTCTGTTTGATATGGACGGCACCGTCCTCAATTCCATCGCCGCCGCCGAGCGCATCTGGACCACCTGGGCGTTGCGTCACGGGGTGGATGTCGAGTCCTTCCTGCCAACCATTCATGGCGCCCGGGCCATCGACACTGTTAACCGCCAGGGCTTGCCGGGTGTCGATGCCGAGGCTGAAGCGGCATGGATTACCCAAGCGGAAATCGAGGACGTCGAGGGGATTGTCGAGGTAGGCAGGGCGGCGGACTTCCTGGCGTCGCTGCCGGCCAGTCAGTGGGCCATCGTGACGTCTGCGCCCAGGGCGCTGGCGCTGCGACGGATGGTGGCGGCGGGGATTCCCGAACCGGCGGTGATGGTCACGGCGGAAGATGTCAGCGCCGGGAAACCTGATCCGGCGGGTTATCGATTGGCGGCCAGACGGTTAGGCGTCGAAGTGACCGATTGCCTGATTTTCGAAGATGCCACGGTGGGCATTCTCGCGGCGGAGGCGGCGGGGGCTGACCTTGTGATCATCACCTCGACCCATGAACATCCGATCGAAACACCGCATGCGACGATGGTTAGTTATGACTCGGTTGCCGTCCAAGTGGACTCCACCGGCCAAATCCGCTTGGTCACGATCTAA
- a CDS encoding hotdog fold domain-containing protein, which yields MSQFLSMFNSAGPQAFSKMACQVAPYFSTINPLVTELRKGSATVQVPFAKEITNHLGTVHAIAMCNAAELAAGMMTDVSIPEGARWIPKGMTVEYLAKAKTDVTAVADGGDVDWTTEGDKLVPVDILDVEGRKVFTARITMNVKLS from the coding sequence ATGAGTCAGTTCCTCAGCATGTTTAACAGCGCGGGTCCGCAAGCCTTCAGCAAAATGGCCTGCCAGGTGGCGCCCTACTTCAGCACCATCAACCCGCTGGTCACGGAGTTGCGTAAAGGCTCGGCGACCGTGCAGGTGCCGTTTGCCAAGGAAATCACCAACCACCTGGGCACCGTGCATGCCATTGCGATGTGCAATGCGGCTGAACTGGCGGCGGGGATGATGACCGACGTGTCGATTCCCGAAGGGGCACGCTGGATTCCAAAAGGCATGACGGTCGAGTACCTGGCGAAGGCAAAAACCGACGTCACGGCAGTGGCCGATGGCGGCGACGTAGACTGGACCACGGAAGGCGACAAGCTCGTGCCGGTGGACATTCTCGACGTTGAAGGCAGGAAGGTGTTCACGGCGCGGATCACCATGAATGTGAAGCTTTCCTAA
- a CDS encoding helix-turn-helix transcriptional regulator produces MDALLKELPVHQSLARVFGALGQDGFWRALVDTLRLLVSLDNALVAVMQPGRVPRLLIDFDTKGSGDEPEELASYSAGMYLLDPFYQAACAGIADGLHSLESVAPDQFQQSEYYLSYFRSVVGGDELQFMINADGAVLGLSLGRSTRFTLEEQGRLLCMRDWVLAAMRRHLQLMPPEGPAAEAVTGDLATLLDRFDARLTVREIETARLILQGFSSKAIAQQLGISPETVKVHRRNVYHKLNVNGHGELFALVLQPR; encoded by the coding sequence GTGGACGCGTTGCTGAAAGAGTTGCCGGTGCACCAGAGCCTGGCGCGGGTATTTGGCGCGTTGGGGCAGGACGGTTTCTGGCGGGCGCTGGTCGATACGCTGCGACTGCTGGTGTCGCTGGACAACGCCTTGGTCGCGGTGATGCAGCCTGGGCGAGTGCCGCGCCTGCTGATTGATTTCGACACCAAGGGTAGCGGTGACGAACCTGAAGAACTGGCGAGTTACAGCGCCGGCATGTACTTGCTCGATCCGTTTTATCAGGCGGCCTGCGCCGGCATCGCCGACGGTTTGCACAGCCTCGAATCGGTGGCCCCCGACCAGTTCCAGCAGAGCGAGTACTACCTGAGCTACTTCCGCTCGGTGGTGGGCGGCGACGAGTTGCAGTTCATGATCAATGCCGACGGTGCCGTGCTGGGATTGTCCCTGGGTCGCTCGACGCGCTTTACCCTAGAAGAGCAGGGTCGTCTGCTGTGTATGCGTGACTGGGTGTTGGCCGCGATGCGCCGTCACCTGCAACTGATGCCGCCGGAAGGCCCGGCCGCCGAAGCCGTGACCGGGGATCTGGCGACCCTGCTGGATCGCTTTGATGCGCGTCTGACGGTGAGGGAAATCGAAACGGCGCGCCTGATTCTTCAGGGTTTCTCAAGCAAGGCGATTGCCCAGCAACTGGGCATCTCGCCGGAAACGGTGAAGGTGCATCGGCGCAATGTCTATCACAAGCTCAATGTGAACGGACATGGGGAGTTGTTTGCGTTGGTGTTGCAGCCGCGTTGA
- a CDS encoding cytochrome b/b6 domain-containing protein — translation MSPIPASSHPRWLRLTHWLNALAVLVMVTSGWRIYNASPLYDFSFPKGITLGGWLGGALQWHFAAMWFLAINGLVYLVINLASGRLSRRFFPVSPKGVLHDLWAALRGRLGHADLNHYNQVQRLAYLFVMVDITLLVISGLVLWKSVQFPLLRELLGGYEAARHVHFIAMALLVAFVAVHLVMVALVPKTLLAMIVGRKESV, via the coding sequence ATGTCGCCGATACCTGCTTCATCCCATCCGCGTTGGCTCCGGCTCACCCATTGGCTGAACGCACTCGCCGTGCTGGTCATGGTCACCAGCGGTTGGCGCATCTATAACGCTTCCCCGCTTTACGACTTCAGTTTTCCCAAGGGCATCACGCTGGGCGGCTGGCTCGGCGGTGCGTTGCAATGGCATTTCGCGGCGATGTGGTTCCTCGCCATCAACGGCCTCGTCTACCTGGTCATCAACCTCGCCAGCGGCCGACTGTCACGGCGCTTTTTCCCGGTGTCGCCCAAAGGTGTCTTGCATGACCTGTGGGCCGCGTTGCGCGGACGCCTGGGGCATGCCGACTTGAATCATTACAACCAGGTGCAACGGCTGGCGTACCTGTTCGTGATGGTCGATATCACGCTGCTGGTGATCTCCGGGCTGGTGTTGTGGAAGTCCGTCCAGTTTCCGCTGTTGCGTGAATTGCTCGGCGGCTACGAAGCGGCGCGGCATGTGCATTTCATCGCGATGGCGCTGTTGGTGGCCTTTGTGGCGGTGCATCTGGTGATGGTCGCGCTCGTTCCCAAAACGCTGTTGGCCATGATTGTCGGTCGCAAGGAGTCCGTATGA
- a CDS encoding TetR/AcrR family transcriptional regulator gives MSTTKTIAPDSAPPPRRRLSREDRLRQLLDVAWQLVREEGTDALTLGRLAEQAGITKPVVYDHFATRPGLLAALYQDFDARQTAVMDAALERSEPTLVGTAKVIASSYVDCVLLQGNEIPGVIAALASSPELEKIKREYEAIFLDKCRSALAPFAGSGEITAAGLRAMLGAAEALSHAAATGEISAGQAQDELFETIVAMVERSARGKATSGT, from the coding sequence ATGTCAACCACCAAAACAATCGCGCCAGATTCCGCCCCACCACCACGTCGACGCCTGTCCCGGGAGGACCGTCTGCGCCAGTTGCTGGACGTCGCCTGGCAACTCGTTCGGGAAGAAGGCACCGACGCGCTGACCCTGGGGCGGCTCGCCGAACAGGCCGGGATCACCAAACCCGTTGTCTACGACCATTTCGCGACACGCCCCGGATTGTTGGCGGCGCTCTATCAAGACTTCGATGCGCGGCAGACTGCGGTCATGGATGCGGCCCTGGAGCGCAGCGAACCGACGCTGGTCGGCACCGCGAAGGTGATCGCCTCGTCATACGTGGACTGCGTTTTGCTGCAAGGCAACGAAATCCCGGGCGTGATCGCTGCGTTAGCCAGTTCGCCCGAACTGGAGAAGATCAAGCGCGAGTATGAAGCGATCTTCCTCGATAAATGCCGATCCGCCCTCGCCCCCTTCGCGGGCTCGGGCGAGATCACGGCAGCGGGTTTGCGGGCGATGCTCGGTGCGGCGGAAGCCTTGTCCCACGCTGCCGCGACGGGCGAAATCAGCGCCGGGCAGGCGCAGGACGAGCTGTTCGAAACCATCGTCGCCATGGTTGAAAGAAGCGCGCGTGGCAAGGCGACTAGCGGTACTTGA